The genomic stretch TCGAGCAGCGGTTGCAGCCACTGGCTCTTCTGCTGGGCGCTGCCGAACTCGGCCAGCACCTCCATGTTGCCGGTGTCGGGTGCGGCGCAGTTGAGCGCCGCGGGGGCGATGGCCGGGCTGCGTCCGGTGATCTCGGCGAGCGGGGCGTACTGCAGGTTGGTCAGGCCGGCGCCGTGCTCACCGGGCAGGAACAGGTTCCACAGGCCGGCGCTTTTCGCGGCCGCCTTGAGGTCTTCCAGGATCGGCGGCGGAGACCAGGAGTCGCTGTGGAACGAGGCCTCGGCGGGGTAGACGTGCTCGTCCATGAAGGCGAGCAGCCGCTTGCGGTAGTCCTCGGTCGTGGGGTCGAAGGCGAAGTCCATCAGTGTCCCTCCAGCGCCTCGTGGCCGCGCATGACCAGCGGGCCGACCATATTGCCGATCGTCTCGAACCCTTCGCCCACGGTCTGGCCCTGCACGTATCGGTAGTGCACGCCTTCGAGGATCACCGCGAGCTTGAAGGCGGCGAACCCCACATACCAGTGCAGGTCGCTGACGTCACGCCGGCTGCGTTCGGCGTAGCGTGCGCCCAGTTCGGCCAGGCTCGGGTGGCCGGGCACCCGCAGCGGCGCGGCCGGCACGCCGTCGGTGGCCACGTTGAGCGGCAGATCGGCGTAGATGAACATCAGCGCGACGTCGCTGAGCGGGTCGCCGAGTGTCGACATCTCCCAGTCGAGCACGGCGTTGACCTGCAGTTCGTCGCCGATCAGCACGTTGTCGAGGCGGAAGTCGCCGTGCACGACAGTGCCGGGGCCGCCGGCCGGGATGTCGACGGCGAGCCGGGCGTGCAGTTCCTCGATGCCGGCCACCTCACGGCTGCGCGACGCGTCCAGCTGCTTCTTCCACCGGCTGACCTGCCGCTGGTTGAAGCCCTCGGGCCGTCCGAAGTCGCCCAGGCCGATCGCCGCCGGGTCGAGCGCGTGCAAGTCGGCCAGCGTGTCGACGAGCGCGAGGGCCAGGGCGCGCATGGCCTCGGGACCGAGCGCCTCCAGGTCGGCGATGTCGCGGTAGATCTTCCCGTCGACGTGTTCCATCAGGTAGAAGGGCGCGCCGATCACGTCGGGGTCGGTGCACAGCAGCACCGGGCGCGGCGCCGGGAACCCGGCCTTGGAGAGGGCTTCCAGCACCCTGTGCTCGCGGGTCATGTCGTGGGCGGTGGGCAGCACGTGCCCCAGCGGCGGGCGGCGCAGCACCCAGCGGTTGTCGCCGTCGGTCACCGCGTACGTCAGATTGGACCGTCCGCCCGCGAACATCCGGCCGGTCAGTTCGCCGCTTCTCAGGTAGGCCTGCAGGCGGGAGAGGTCGAGGCCCTTCACCGGGCGCCGCCCTCGAACGCACGCTGCATCTTGTTCATGCCGCCGAGCCAGCGGTCGGTGTCGGCGGCCCGCAGCCGATAGAACTCGGCCACCTCGGGATGCGGCAGGATCAGGAAGCTGTCGCCCTCCAGCGCCTCGCCGACCTTGGCAGCGACGACGTCGGGTTCGAGCGCGCTCTCGGCCAGCAGGTTCGCGCTCGCACTGCCCTGGGCGCTGCCGCGGGTCAGCATGTCGGTGCGCACCCCCTGCGGGCAGAGCGCCTGCACGATCAAACCCCGATGCCCGTACGTGGCCCGCAGCCACTCGGCGTAGGCCAGCGCGGCGTGTTTGGTGACGGCGTACGGGGCACTGCCGAGCAGGGAGAGCAGCCCGGCCGCGCTCACCGTGATCACCAGCCGCTTGGGTTCGCCCTGGTCGAGCCACCGGGGCAGCAGCGCGCGGGTGACGTAGACGTGCGACATCACGTTGACGGCGAAGTCACGCGTCCACACCTCGTCGGGGGTGGTCTCGTCGCCGGCGCTCAGCACCCC from Paractinoplanes brasiliensis encodes the following:
- a CDS encoding phosphotransferase family protein; this translates as MKGLDLSRLQAYLRSGELTGRMFAGGRSNLTYAVTDGDNRWVLRRPPLGHVLPTAHDMTREHRVLEALSKAGFPAPRPVLLCTDPDVIGAPFYLMEHVDGKIYRDIADLEALGPEAMRALALALVDTLADLHALDPAAIGLGDFGRPEGFNQRQVSRWKKQLDASRSREVAGIEELHARLAVDIPAGGPGTVVHGDFRLDNVLIGDELQVNAVLDWEMSTLGDPLSDVALMFIYADLPLNVATDGVPAAPLRVPGHPSLAELGARYAERSRRDVSDLHWYVGFAAFKLAVILEGVHYRYVQGQTVGEGFETIGNMVGPLVMRGHEALEGH
- a CDS encoding SDR family oxidoreductase — translated: MKRVVVTGAGGGIGAALARRFAAQGAEVIVNDLDPAAAEAVASEIGGLPVPGDAANEDDTRRLIDTAWAELGGVDLFCANAGVLSAGDETTPDEVWTRDFAVNVMSHVYVTRALLPRWLDQGEPKRLVITVSAAGLLSLLGSAPYAVTKHAALAYAEWLRATYGHRGLIVQALCPQGVRTDMLTRGSAQGSASANLLAESALEPDVVAAKVGEALEGDSFLILPHPEVAEFYRLRAADTDRWLGGMNKMQRAFEGGAR